From the Flavimarina sp. Hel_I_48 genome, one window contains:
- a CDS encoding SET domain-containing protein codes for MIHPHTKVGFISDEVGFGVIATKFIPAGTITWALDNFDQEFTPAEFEAMDSVHKNIIDIYCYRNKTGNFVLCWDNGRFVNHSFNSNCLSTAYDFEIAIRDIQVGEQLTDDYGYLNITEPFEGIEENTERKIVYPDDLKNFHKEWDEKLLSVFDKIPKVKQDLRMLISDETWKTVEAIAADKKEMKSILENLYVEQD; via the coding sequence ATGATTCATCCACATACTAAGGTTGGCTTTATTAGCGACGAAGTAGGTTTCGGCGTTATCGCAACGAAGTTTATCCCAGCAGGTACCATTACCTGGGCGCTTGATAATTTTGATCAGGAATTCACTCCTGCAGAATTTGAGGCTATGGATTCTGTACACAAAAATATCATTGATATTTATTGCTATCGCAACAAGACCGGTAATTTTGTCCTTTGCTGGGATAACGGCCGCTTTGTAAATCACAGTTTTAATTCTAACTGTCTTTCTACAGCTTATGATTTTGAGATCGCTATTCGGGATATACAGGTTGGTGAGCAACTAACAGATGATTATGGCTATTTAAACATCACAGAACCTTTTGAGGGAATTGAAGAAAATACAGAAAGAAAAATCGTTTATCCTGACGATCTCAAGAATTTTCATAAGGAATGGGATGAAAAACTGCTGAGTGTTTTTGACAAGATCCCCAAAGTCAAACAGGATCTGAGAATGCTTATTTCTGATGAAACCTGGAAAACCGTTGAGGCTATTGCAGCAGATAAAAAGGAAATGAAATCCATCCTTGAGAATCTATACGTAGAACAGGATTAA
- a CDS encoding transferrin receptor-like dimerization domain-containing protein has translation MFKNYVLCIALLQLCYVNAQDKILGFTAESAVQEEKAEQNFTSKISASTMEEWMKLMADRPHYVGTKKSKENAEWMLKKFKSWGYDAQIETYQVLFPYPKTRVLELTGPTTYKAKLEAVPVAGDPYTDQGDELLPSYNAFSKDGDVEAELVYVNYGVPDDYEALEKMGIDVKGKIVIAKYYGSWRGIKPKLAAEKGAIGCIIYSDPKDDGYVRGDVYPKGAFKNKTGVQRGSVMDMPLYPGDVLTPGYAATKDAKRLDREDAPTITKIPVLPISYEDAQPLLAALGGDVAPSDWRGGLPITYHVGPGPAKVHLKLEFDWQLKPAYNVIAKLKGSEYPEEWIMRGNHHDAWVHGASDPISGMVALLDEARAMGELAKAGNGPKRTVVYCAWDAEEPGLIGSTEWVEGHQEELEEHAVAYINTDGNGRGFLGAGGSHSLEEMVKQVAMSIEDPQTKVSVAARKKAESEVAGKNGDFKLSALGSGSDYTPFIQHTGIPSLNLGFGGEDEGGEYHTIYDTYTHFKRFKDPEFAYGVALAKVAGTITLRLANADILPFEFTNWYTTVSGYLDEIVKETETMRKEVESHNQMVADNAFELAADPKETFVKPKKEKEVPYLDFTPLQNILSTLKETTNAFDHTALQKLPQDKREKVNQKLMKMEAALMDEEGLPRRPWFKHEIYAPGFYTGYGVKTLPGVREAIEQKNWKEAQSEIAVLAKTLTSYNTALKEVMEMR, from the coding sequence ATGTTTAAAAATTATGTATTGTGTATCGCACTCCTGCAACTATGCTATGTAAATGCACAGGATAAAATCCTGGGTTTTACAGCAGAAAGTGCTGTGCAGGAGGAAAAAGCCGAACAAAATTTCACCTCTAAAATTTCTGCCAGTACTATGGAAGAATGGATGAAATTGATGGCAGATCGTCCCCATTATGTTGGGACCAAAAAAAGCAAAGAAAATGCGGAATGGATGCTCAAAAAATTCAAATCCTGGGGATACGACGCGCAGATAGAAACCTATCAGGTACTGTTTCCATATCCAAAAACCCGTGTTTTAGAATTGACTGGCCCCACTACGTATAAAGCTAAACTTGAAGCGGTGCCCGTAGCAGGTGATCCTTACACTGATCAGGGTGACGAACTCCTGCCCAGCTACAATGCATTCTCAAAAGACGGCGATGTGGAGGCTGAACTTGTTTATGTGAACTATGGCGTGCCTGATGATTATGAAGCGCTCGAGAAAATGGGTATTGACGTTAAAGGCAAGATTGTAATTGCTAAGTATTATGGTTCCTGGCGCGGCATCAAACCAAAACTAGCTGCTGAAAAAGGTGCCATAGGATGTATTATTTACTCTGATCCCAAAGATGATGGCTATGTACGTGGCGACGTCTATCCCAAGGGTGCGTTTAAGAATAAGACCGGGGTACAGCGCGGTTCGGTTATGGATATGCCGTTATATCCGGGCGATGTGCTTACCCCGGGGTATGCTGCCACAAAAGATGCCAAGCGTCTCGACCGTGAAGATGCACCCACGATTACCAAGATTCCCGTTTTGCCTATTTCCTATGAAGACGCCCAACCGTTACTGGCAGCTTTAGGTGGGGACGTAGCACCCTCAGACTGGCGCGGTGGTTTGCCCATTACCTATCACGTAGGTCCGGGACCTGCAAAAGTACACCTCAAACTGGAATTTGACTGGCAGCTTAAGCCAGCCTACAATGTGATTGCAAAACTAAAGGGCAGTGAATATCCAGAGGAGTGGATCATGCGCGGTAACCACCATGATGCCTGGGTGCACGGTGCTTCTGACCCTATTAGCGGAATGGTTGCGCTCCTGGACGAAGCGCGTGCAATGGGTGAACTTGCCAAAGCTGGTAATGGGCCCAAGCGTACGGTTGTGTATTGCGCCTGGGATGCAGAAGAACCCGGACTTATAGGCTCTACGGAGTGGGTGGAAGGGCATCAGGAAGAACTTGAGGAACATGCTGTCGCCTATATCAATACAGATGGAAATGGCCGCGGATTTTTAGGCGCTGGTGGTTCGCATAGTTTGGAAGAAATGGTAAAACAAGTGGCCATGAGCATTGAAGATCCACAAACGAAAGTATCGGTAGCTGCCCGTAAAAAGGCCGAAAGTGAAGTGGCGGGCAAAAATGGGGATTTCAAATTATCTGCGCTGGGATCTGGATCAGATTACACGCCGTTCATTCAGCATACCGGGATCCCTTCTTTAAATTTAGGGTTTGGTGGTGAGGATGAAGGCGGCGAATATCATACAATCTATGATACCTACACGCACTTTAAGCGTTTCAAAGATCCAGAATTCGCCTACGGTGTGGCATTAGCAAAAGTTGCCGGTACCATTACGCTGCGGTTGGCCAATGCGGATATTTTACCTTTTGAATTTACTAATTGGTACACCACGGTTTCCGGTTATCTGGACGAAATTGTAAAGGAGACCGAAACCATGCGTAAAGAAGTGGAATCCCATAACCAAATGGTGGCTGACAATGCTTTTGAACTGGCCGCTGACCCTAAAGAAACCTTCGTCAAGCCGAAAAAGGAGAAGGAAGTTCCCTATTTAGACTTTACGCCCCTTCAAAATATTTTATCTACGCTGAAGGAAACGACGAATGCCTTTGATCATACCGCACTTCAGAAACTTCCGCAGGATAAAAGGGAAAAGGTAAACCAGAAACTGATGAAAATGGAAGCTGCCTTGATGGATGAAGAGGGTTTGCCCAGAAGGCCCTGGTTCAAGCATGAGATTTATGCACCCGGCTTTTATACGGGCTATGGTGTAAAAACCTTGCCTGGCGTACGCGAGGCAATAGAACAAAAGAACTGGAAAGAAGCACAGTCAGAAATTGCGGTACTCGCAAAAACGCTAACCAGTTATAATACTGCTTTAAAAGAGGTCATGGAAATGCGATAA
- a CDS encoding CIA30 family protein, giving the protein MKTIFDFSQNSNIEHWKLVNDGVMGGCSKSSFYLTDAKNAIFDGTISLENNGGFSSVHYSFEQMDMRPFKTFQLKLKGDGKTYQFRTKRSTADKHAYVALVETTGEWQTITIAMEHMVPQYRGEQLPMTNYAGDQAEQITILFKSKKVEDFKLEIKEINVV; this is encoded by the coding sequence ATGAAAACAATTTTTGACTTTTCTCAAAATAGCAACATTGAGCACTGGAAACTGGTTAACGATGGTGTCATGGGCGGTTGTTCTAAAAGTAGCTTTTATCTCACAGATGCAAAAAATGCAATTTTTGACGGCACTATTTCCCTGGAGAATAATGGGGGATTTTCTTCGGTTCATTATTCCTTTGAACAAATGGATATGAGGCCGTTCAAAACATTTCAACTGAAACTAAAAGGCGATGGGAAGACGTATCAATTTCGGACAAAACGTAGTACAGCAGATAAACATGCCTATGTAGCGCTTGTTGAAACCACTGGTGAATGGCAGACCATTACGATTGCTATGGAACATATGGTACCGCAATACCGCGGTGAGCAGCTGCCCATGACGAACTATGCCGGGGATCAGGCCGAACAAATCACCATTCTTTTTAAAAGCAAAAAAGTAGAAGACTTCAAACTGGAAATCAAAGAAATAAACGTAGTCTAA
- a CDS encoding GreA/GreB family elongation factor, with translation MAETILSRKKVIVHLNQLLEKKMQGAIDQIASLKESRESDGKSSAGDKYETGVEMIQQEIENAQRQLDQYKRQQTELQRAQAQNSSEVISFGNLVTTTKGSYFLAIGIGEIKLDDTKCYCISTESPLGAAFLGKKAKDKVVFNNNEHTILDIA, from the coding sequence ATGGCCGAAACAATACTTTCCAGAAAAAAAGTTATCGTTCATCTCAATCAATTGTTAGAAAAAAAGATGCAGGGTGCAATTGATCAAATCGCTTCCTTAAAAGAATCCCGGGAAAGTGACGGAAAAAGCAGCGCAGGTGACAAATATGAAACCGGTGTGGAAATGATTCAACAGGAAATTGAAAATGCCCAGCGCCAACTAGATCAATATAAGCGCCAGCAGACAGAGTTGCAGCGTGCACAGGCGCAAAACTCTTCGGAGGTCATAAGTTTTGGCAATCTGGTAACCACCACAAAAGGCTCTTACTTTCTGGCCATTGGCATTGGTGAGATCAAATTGGACGACACTAAATGTTATTGTATTTCTACAGAATCCCCGCTGGGAGCTGCATTTCTGGGTAAAAAAGCAAAGGACAAGGTGGTTTTCAACAACAATGAACACACTATTTTAGACATTGCTTAG